ATTAATGGCAATGATGGCTGTCGAACAACATTGTCCACTCTACTGTTAAAAGACTTAGGGGTTGTGTGAGGAGATGATCAAAGGACATCGGTAATATTATTGGCTCTACTATTGGAAGAGTTGGGGATGTGTGAGGagatgatcaaagaagaagagaaaggagaaatGGAAATACTTAAAAAtagttaaagataaaaataataaaaaataatagatttatGAAGGAGTTTTATGGAATCAAGATCATCGATCTTCACAAGATTTGCCCGATAACTTATAATCCTCACTAtgcataaaatatcttttttattattttaattatttttaaatatatatagaatagataaataaaataaaatattttttaaaaaattatatttcatgcattgcatggggttataagctagtaatattaatttattattatattatatttataatataataatataaaaaatataagatgtaATTATGAGATATGTTAGTAGGTattttagtcattaaaaaaatttatattaaattaacaTAGCTTTTCAATATTAGCTAAAAAGTACTTTTGGAGAAAATTTCAAAATGGAGCTTTTTTCAAATAGACCTTTTCaactttttgataaagccaaaatagtttttaattttttaccaAACATCATTGTAGTATCCAAAAGTACTTTTCGAAAGTCAAAAAGCACTTTTTCGAAAGTTTAGTTAAATAGGGCCTAAATCAAGATGGAAGTATTTCTTTCAGCATTCAGGTTCAAAATTCTGGAAACATAGTCTATGAATGCCTTTATAATAAGAAAATTTGATGGTGGCTATGAAGCCTTTTTCTATCCAATTTTTCAAAAACAAGATTAAGAGATGTTTACAAAATAACCTCCAAGAATAGATTCTTTGCCTTAATGTGCttacaaaaattatttatatcaaAAAGATATGTGACATGAGACCTAGTGCAAGATTGTGATGCCCCAAAGAGGAAGGTAATTGGAATTGGTATTTCTAATTAGATGGTATATACAATGACGCATGGTTTGAGGATTTTGTTGGACAAATTTCTCAGGATGCAACTCATTAAGAATCACCAATATGAAGACAAAAAAGGACATGTAAAAACTTACTTACAAAATAGTTGATTTAATTGTAACCTACTAGttcaatattataatattactaGCTTAGAACCCCATGCGATGCACGACATgtatttatttcttcaaataatatttttataaattaaaattttaacataatataaaacacatcatagatgatatcaaatattttaaattaaaatataaaattaaaatatttaaataacatAATAATAAGAAGTAATATAATCATTTCTATCTTTTACTGATAGAAAAATCATTTCTTGAATCAACATTTTCAGCATCAATTGTTCCAGAATCTTCATCATTAAGCAAAACATGACTACCTATTTGCATCCCACATATATCTCTTTTCTTCATGgtctatcaataaaaataatatatatattttattattatataattttttattttattaaattttcaaTCATCATTACAGACTTACTCCAGAGAAAAGATAGAACAAATTTTCTAATAGTTGAATTGTTAATAACTTTTTAGTCTCAGTAGCTCAGAATTTCATCCAGAATGACTAAGAGACAATGATTAGTAGTTTGTGTCTGTTTCGTATGCATTTAAGAATGATGGTTAAGTAATAGTAGGAGGTAGGCAGTAATCATattgtatttgtatttatatgCATGATTGTAGTAGTTGACCCATGGGGacaatctcaattaatattttttttgtctttGGGTTTAAAGCCAAAAATGTGGAGATCCAGTAAAAAAGGACCTTTatgtaataaatatttttttagggttTAATTGCAAAACACCCCTAAACTAAATTAACTCAACATGGTCTGGTTCAGTCAATTGTCAAAAGGGCTTAATTGAATATAGCCTTTATCAAGGGCCTAAATGCAAGATTCTCTGTTTAAATATATAGATCTATGCCAGATTTCAGATCGGGTTGGGACCCAAAACCCAAATCCATTAGGCCCATCTCCTTCCTCCCTTCTCTTCCTTCTTCGATTGCCAATGGAGAGGAGCTCACGCTTTCTCTACCGATATTATTTACTTTCCCAAGTCCCCCACCACAActcagaaaaaaagaaagaaagaaaaaaaaaaatctccgctGGCACCAGCCAAATatgcttctctttctctctctcataaAAGAAACACAATGCACTCAACCCCACATCTACCATCCAAATGGTCCACGTCATCGATCCGTGATATCTAATTCAATGGTTCCCATTTGTTCCATTGCCCAAAATAAAGCAAAAgagatggaagagagaggagtaggagggggcggagagagagagagagagcaggaaAACAAATGAAAGCGCATCGCGAACTTGTTGCGATGGTTTTTTTCTCTGGAGGGCTCGCTGGATAGAGGAGGCAGGGGAGAAAAACTTAGAGGAAAAATTGTAAATTTCTCCAACTCCTGGGGTGAGGCTCGAGGTTTCTTCGCCAGCCCTCTCTCCATCattcaagcttttttttttttttttagtcacaTATTATGCAATTGTTTAGCCATGTGTCGAATAGAGacgtttattttatatatatatatatatatatatatatatatatatatatatatatatatatatatattagatatatagTGATGGGTAAGAATTTGtgcaaaaatatccaaaaatatgGTAATATTTATTTCCAGATTTTCACTGTTCATACTCCCACAAACGGGCCCATGGAAAGGCGAGGAGACAACAAATCAATCATAGCCGTACCTCTCATCCCTTCGGTTGTCTCATGCAGAACCATGGAAAAACCCGTACATGTGCACTACTTCTGAGCTGTATTAAATGGAACTTGGTTTGTGCAAATATTTTtgtattgaatctaattcaaaatctcAAGCTGCACAggctcattattattattattattattattattattattattattattattattattattattattatattttataattttttatttaaggtGGGGAATTAGGGATTTAAACAACAAAACCATTGTGGATTAAATCATTAGAATGAGAAAAATGGTTTCTTTCTCTCTCCACCGCCAGTGATCAAAGGAACCAGCGAGGAGTACTACTATAGAAGACTCCCTCATCCGGGCtcaaggaagagaaagagaaggcaAAGATGGCACGGCGAGGGTTGGGGCCGGCGGAGGAGTACGACTATCTGTTCAAGATGGTGCTGATCGGCGACTCGGGCGTGGGCAAATCCAACCTTCTCTCCCGCTTCACCCGCAACGAGTTCTTCCTCGATTCCAAGTCCACCATCGGCGTCGAATTCGCCACCCGCACCCTCCAAGTAGTCCCCCCACCCTTCTTTCGTCTCATAATTCCCCTGGGGTTTCTCTTTGATGTCTCTAATTGTGGGGGTGGGGTCTTTTGGCTCTCGAAATTAGTAGTGGGTTTCGGATATTGTTGAATTTTTGGGTGATTCATCAGCAAATTCTCCATACACATTTCATATGAGCACCGGGAATTATCCACGTTTTCTGCATTCTTGGTTCTGATTGATTGAGCTGAATCAAATTTCTCAAAAAAGAGCCTTTTTTTTCCTCTGTTTTCTTGACTCTGTTCACCTAAATGCAATTCGACGGCAACCTAATTGGATAAAAGGGAACTTCTTGTTCCTGAAAACCAATATCAGAAGCTGTGATTTGATTTGCTTACGGCAGAAGGTGTCTTCTGTATGCATATTGTGAATGTTTTCTTGAATGGGCCCGCCATTTAACACAACAAGCACCACTACTTTGATTATCATTTACGGTCCTTGCCAATGCACTACAACATTAATTTAAGGCGTtttaggaaaaagagaagaataccTGGTTTCACATTATTAGCACTTCATCTCCCCAACTAGTTTAACTTATAGTTACGTTTTTATGGAGATTGAGTGCTGTTGCAGTCAAGGGCTCATAGCTCGGcacgtgaggtattatccgcttTGGCTCATGAGTCTCATAGTTTTGCCCTTTAAAAAGTGTCTTACGTGGGGACGATGGTCCCATCCAATATAAGCTAGATTTTCTTTTGACTTCaaccaatatgggactaatgatgCTCTTCCTTCTACACCACAACATAGTCTTCCAGTCAAAGGAGAATCCGTGTACTCTACAGACTATGTCTGTATACTCCCACAGAGTGGTATTTAGGCGGAAGGAGCTCCACAGTTCATGGAGGATGATGCCCTTCTTCTAGTGTCAATATTATAGCCAAGGGCTCATGGCTCGACATGTGAGTTATTGTCCGCTTTGGCCCATGGGCCTCATGATTTTGTTCTTTAAAAGGCATCTCATAAAGAAAAGATGGTCCCTTCCTATATAAGCTAGTTTTTCTTTTGACTTCAACCAATGTAGGACTAATGATACCCTTCTTTCTACACCACAATACAGGCCCTTCAGTTAAGGAGGAATCTGTATACGTGTACTCCACAGACCGTGTTTGTGTACTCCCACAGAATGGTGTTTAGGCAGAAGGAGCCCCACAGTCCATGGAGGTTgaagccctccttctagcgccaatgtTGCAGTCAAGGACTCATAGCTCGGTAcgtaaggtattgtccgctttggtcTATGGGCCTCATGGTTTTGCTTTTTAAAAAACATCTTACGTGGGAAAGATGGTCCCTTCCTATATAAGCTAAATTCTCTTTTAATTTCAACCAATGTAGGACTAATAATGTCTTTCCATCTACACCACAACAAGTGCTATTAAACTTTGGAGATTATTGTTCCCTTCTTTCATCCATTTTAGTGTTGAAGCTACATGCATCGATTGCTCCATGCAACCATTGTTTGACATGGAAAGGTTGATGATTTGAAGGTCTCCAGTCATGTTCTTGAGACACATGAAAGTGGTAGATTTTGAGAAAAGAAATCTGTAGGGTATGCCCCTTCAAAGTGATTCCCTGATCTTTGCACATTCTTTGACGGGTAAGCATTGCTTTTTGGTTTATTCATTTCAATTTtcgtaaataatttatgatgattgGTGTGTAAGATCAAGAATCTGAGAATCAAGGTAGAATGTGTGGTTAATAATGACAATGATATGAGAGTAAACTCTGAAGATAAATTTGGAATGTATTAGTATGGAGGAAAAAGAACTGGCTGTGCTCTTGTATTTCACTTCACGCAGCtttcaaataaataattttataacattGGAAGATCTGTTTATTCACTCTTTTGTCCTCTGACATATTTATCTGTATTCTTGCAATGCTGTTCTCACTAATTTTGGTATATTAAAAGGTTAACTTGTAATAATAACATGGGATCCAGAAACCTGTCTGACTATTTGAAGCCACCTAACTTTGCTAAATAAGCATAGATCGAGTTGATTCTCTTCATGTCTTGTAGACTTGAGATGCTAGATTTCTTAGCAGCATTCTAAATTTTTAATAGATGCCTCGTATTTTCTGGGAACTCACTCAAAGGCAGAATGAATGTAAATTAGTGGCAGGAATGATGGTTGGGTTGTTGGTTTCCAAAGGGTTATTGTTCAGGGAATTGATCCTTGAAACTTAATTTCCTAACCTGTTTGTGTAAAAATGTTTCTATGATTCTATCGCTTTTAAACTGATGGAAGAGAATGATCTTAATGATTTAGCATGTAGAATTCACAATATTTGGAGAGCTGATATAGTAGGTCATAAAGCCAATGTCAATATTTAGCAAATGCAGTTTACAATAATATAAGGTTATAGAAAGTTACGGAGTATCAATAGATACAACACCTATTGTATATGGTAAAGGCACCACTATATTGTGTCCTACTAGGGAAGGATGCTGAAGTAATGCACTACTTACTTTTTGTGGCACTATAATCTTTGTATATCTATCTGCCATTTTTAACATTTGACGGAGatgaaaaataaatcatgaaGTATGATAGTTTTTTGTGGAAAGGCAAAGTGTCACAATATAGAAGAATTGTTTAAAACTGTTGATAGTCTGACTGCTCTGAATTATATAAAAAAGAGAACAAAGTTATGTTCCTCAAGAAAATATAGCTATTTACAGtgttttaatcaatgaaatcttcTATGAATGTCCAAGGTCTTCATTGTAAAAGGATAAAAAGAAACTGGAAATCGTTCATGTGCACAATGTGAGTGGACATATGCTCATGAATTATGGAAATTACTGTCTGTGACACTAGAGGATTTAGGCAAATATTTGTTGCTACAGAAATCTAAAGCTGTTTGTATTGCCCcctgaagaatctttgtctctcTAACCAAGCGGTTTTGTATTTCATAACATGAGGCCCTTTTCTCCTCTCCCAAGAATTTGGTGTTAAGGGAATCAAGCACTCCACTGCCTTGGTAGACATTCTCCGGACATATTACTTTGCCTTTTACTTTTGCTGGAATGATGTAGTCTGGATGTTAAGGAGGGACAGCCGCATTTCTTCATAAGTTGGTGTTATGACAACTTGAAATAGCTGGTAGGAAGTCAAATCCATGTCTTAAAACAAAGAATCATATGGAACACTAGTGAATGAACTTTTATCCATTAATTCCTGTTGCTCCACATATTTCTTTGCTGATAAAAGTTTGTTTTTTTACTTCTTTCTGAAAACATCCTTATTAAGGCCGAATTGGTTCTTGAGATGATCATAATGCTCAATGGTTGAAATCCCCTCCCCCAAGTAGACTGCCTCCTTTTCTTAAGGCTTATGACTACTTCATGCCCGAACTTGATGTTGCCTGAATGATTGATCCTGCATTTGCCAGGGTATAAGAAGTTTTTTGTAGCTCACCTCCcaaaaaaacaaaggaaaagaAATCTGGTTTATTCTTTCAACCTCTTAATGATTGCTGTtagcatttatgaagaatttttcctTTTCAAATTGTATGTATGAACTGTATAAGCCTATGATAGCAGTTCAAGTGTCACCCAAACTTTCTGCTGAAGGCTAAGAGGATAAGTTTTTCAAATGACCGTTTAGGACTAAGTTTAACAGAATAGGATGTGGGAAATCTCATCCACCAATAACATTTGGTGCTGAAGTGAAGCCATCCAAGCATATGCTCGATAAAGGACCAATTTTCCTTGTCATTTGGATTTTTGCTACTGTTTTGTCTGATATTGAGTCGTCTTATCTGTAGATTTGATTGTTGTTGTCCCTGCTTTAATTGAAAACTTTATAACAGTGGCACTGGAGCTATTTGTGAATTTAACCTTTCATCATTCGCATGATCATTAATTCATGATGTTTCTTCCTCTTTGGCTATGCATTAATCTATAACATGTGGATGTCTGTCATTGATTATCTGATAGAAGTAATAACCTGGGCACTTCATTTGTAGGCCTTGCCTGTCCTTCAAATTGATGTTATCAAATGTTTAGCAATGAGTTAGTTTAGCATACTAGCATTTTTACTACAAGAGTGGGTACAAGATGATCTTAGCTGGAGGACTGGGTTTTCCTTGAATGGGTGATCAACTGGTAGTCATAGGTTTAGTTTTTATGACAAGAGTTGAGCATGTGCGATTCATGTGAGAGGAAACTTCAAGGTCCAATCTTTTCTGATCAAAGAGCTTTTCAAATATTTAGATAATATGATTAATATACTTCTACTTTTGGCTGGTGCAGTTGTCTTTTTTCTTCCCCTTTGAAAATAGAGTGCAAGAACTAAACCAAGGGTGATGTGTTTATGTGGTGCTCATCCTTAGCATTATTATTTATTAGTGCCATCTGCATGCGCAATGCACATGCATGTTAGCTAGTTTCTAATTCCATTTTAAAGTCATAATTGCCTCTTCTACACTATACTTCCTGGGTTTCTTCTAATTTCTTCTCTACCTATGGCAAGTAACAGTAGGGAATTCAAATCCCAGAATCCCAGGTGGTGGCTACATTTTCACAATCTCCTTCACTTTGTGCTACCCATGAAGCTCCTTTCCAGACTCACGTTCTAACAAGATAATAGTCatgtataattaaaaattaaagactAATTTAACATCAACATACACTCCATGATTGTTTTGCTCCATGAAAAAGTTTAGCGAGAACATTTCGGTTGGTGTGGCATTGAATTTTGAACAAATGATGCCTAGCCAAATTATACATACTGTTGATGAAATCCTTGAGGATTACAACAAAATGTGGTGACATTTTGATGCCTCTCTCTATTGATCAGCTATTGCTTGAAGTTTCTGCACAACAGTTTTTTCAAAAATTAGTAGATATAATTAGTCTTGGCTCAAATGAACATAAGCTTCATTTGCATGACTGGCAAAAATCGGTAAGTTGCACAGCTATAACCAATTTGGGATCCATTCACCTTTACCCATATTAACCAGTGATGCTATTCCTTGCCTCTGAAAGATGAACATCATGATTTTTCCCTGAACTAAGCTGAAAACCTTGTTGGCATTCAACCTGCAAGACTTCTGTTTGGGATTAACAATGAACCCTTTCTAAGCAACTTTTAGTTTCTCTTCTTTCCTTCATTTGTTATTTAGAATTACCCTGGTGTCCGTCATAATTAGGCATCACTTCAATATTGTGCATGATTATATTTTTTCTGCTGCTCATGTTCAAATTAATACTTGTTTATgcattatttatctttttttagaaAACATTTCAATGTAGGGTATGTCTGACAGTTTGATGTATATTTTTATGGTTAACCAATTAAGTTTCATATATTAatattacttttttttattttttttctttcttaatgttTATTGTTTTCGAAAGGATTTTTTGTATTTTATAGATgttgattttttctattttttgaatcAGTTTTCAATGTTAATGATTGATCTCATCTGGAAATAAATATGTTGTGGTTCATTCTTTTGATCAAACTGCTTGCTACAATGAGTTTTTAATAGTTCAGAGCAATTTTGTCTTGCCAtaaggttctttttttttttttaggaccgGTGACATATATGAGTAAGTAGTTATGGACCTTGTCTACCAAACATTGACCAAAAGCATTTTAATGATGTGAAAAGGCAAGGTCTAAATCATCTTTGACGGATCATAATTTGCAAACACATCGTGTAGATCCTTCCAGCTGGGCTAATGAACCAAGAATGATGCAACAAGTCCCTCGCATTCTTTGAGGCAGTGAACCTACATTGCGACACTCAAGACTTCTGGTTGTTTCATCAACAAATTGCATTTGAAGTTTTTCAAGTTTCGAAAGCTATCCTTTTccttatttagaatttttttttaattttaagtgtTGAGATATTCTAGAAGGTAAACTATTTTAGGCATCGGATCGATTTTTACTACAAACAATGACAACCATTTGTATTGTACTTTCAGAAAATATGAACATGGAGGTGCATCCTTAACTATGTTTGATACCAAATTGTAGAATAAAACTTCAGCTAATGTCAATCTAAATTTCATTTCTGTCGCCTTGTTTCGAATTATTCTTCTCTTCATAGGATTATCAATTGTTTATCTGGATTCTCTTAAACAGCAAGTATGACATTGGTATCTGTCTCCTAACTATTTTTCCCATTGCTTTGTTTTGTTTATTCTTCTGATGTTTAGGTAGAGGGGAGGACAATAAAAGCACAAATATGGGACACAGCAGGCCAGGAGCGATACAGGGCAATAACCAGTGCCTACTACCGTGGTGCCCTGGGAGCCCTCCTAGTCTATGATGTGACCAAGCCCACAACTTTCGAGAATTTGAACCGGTGGCTTAAGGAGCTCCGTGACCATGCTGACTCCAACATTGTGGTTATGCTCATTGGTAACAAGATTGACCTCAAGCACCTTCGAGCAGTTGCCTCAGAGGATGCACAGAGCTTTGCTGAGAAGGAAGGTCTGTCCTTCATTGAGACCTCTGCTCTGGAGGCCACGAATGTAGAGAGAGCCTTTCAGATTATCCTTTCAGAGATATATCGAATCATCAGTAAGAAGCCTCTGTCCTCTTCAGAGCCGGCACTGGGACCTTCCGGAGGCATCAAAGAAGGGAAGGCCATTGAGGTGTCAGCTTCGCATGATGACAATACTAAGAAGCAATGCTGCTCCACATAGAGGTGCTTCTTTGGGCTGTGCTTTGACATGCTGCAAATTTGGGATCAGTGCTCGTGGACTAATTTGTGTGCTTTGGTTGGGATCATGTGCTTATTTGAGGTGACCTTTGACTAGATCTGTAGGATCTCAATGTATCCTGCCCTGTTCTCAGCCCCTCTGAGAAATATGTATGGTATTATATGACCTCCAcccccaagagagagagcttgtgCTAATTGTCCAACCATTTCGATGGGAAGATTGTGTGTATTCAGATGCCTTTTGTTCTACAGCAAATCTGAAAAGGAAGTGGTGGGAATTATCAGGTTCAACTGTGCAACCCCTGCACGAAGGATTCTGTGACCTTCTTCTTTGTCGTGTTGTTTATTGATGGGAAACAGCTCAAGCCGTTTGCATGCTTATTGATCGGAAATGGTTCAAGCTGTTTGCACGAGCCTGTAATGTTACCATATTTTCTGTTAGTTTTTCCAGAAGTTCCCTTTTTTTGTTGCAAAACGTGATATCTTTTGTTTCAGCCCAAGTAGTTTTGCCGTAGAATACTTATAACCATAGTTGAGTTGATGATGGGTGATTGAGGGCAATGTGCACCCTATGCTTTGGGTTCTTTTGTCTCATTTCATTTTATCTTCTTCATGTATCATGTGTTTCTGAAGGATCATATTTGCACTGGAAACTTTGCTTAACATAAATCACTGCTAAGAGCTTTCCCCTCATGCTTTATTGATTACTGAACTAAAAACTAGGGTATTACAACAACAAACTTGGTGACCGTTCTACACTCCAGTGGCATTCTGCTGCAGATTAGTGATCTAAGAAGCTGGTTTGCGAGGGAGACCGATTTCCTTGGAAATTATATGTCAAAATATGCTtcctatttatcaaataaaattgcCATTTGCTTCCTAATTGTCCTGTTATTTTCCATCATGGAATTAATGTCTAATGCTGCGGCTGATATCCGGTGCCTTCTGTGGTAAATTTGGTGTGGTTATACAATGAGTCAATTGCTTTCCGCCTTTCCCTTTATCTTCAGCAACATGAGCGGTAGGATTCAATAAAACTGGGGCACTGAAAATGTAGAAGCGGTGCACCTGATGCTGGTTATAAATTGCTCAACAGATGCTAGAGAACTCTTTGGTCGTATTGCTATCTCATATTACCTACCCTTTAAGCAAAGAATAAGCAGGTTTAACCAAATGCATTTGCTGAGAACTATAAACAAACTTTGATTGTTCAGACTAAAGGTTTGCATTTTATGGATAGTCTTTGTTCAGTCATCAAACATCTTAGAGACAAGAATTCGTGTTCTGATTTAGTGGTTATTTTTCAAATTCTCAGGACCAACAATATGAAAAGGAAATCCACTAGCCGTAAGAGTTCCAAATTCATGCTCTGTGCTCTGTGCTTGATGATTCCTGGTTGGACTAGGTTAGCATGGCTTTATGGAATTAATAAgcctttaaaaaatatatgatagCGGTGCCTGAAGCTTTGTATTTTATGCATCAAGCATCGCGCTTGTCATATTTCAGTTGAGATATGGGACGATGTCATGTGATTTGACTTTAAATCATCTGTGTTAGGTATAGTGAAAGATACTTCCTTCACATGCTtacaagaaaaaagaaagcaaTTACCATAGTTCGAGCTTGAATCTTATTAGAGGAAGGTTAAAAGTTTGAGCCTTGCAAGGACATTCACAAACAATGATTTATTGTCaaatactttatatatatatatatatatatatatatatatatatatatatatatactatttttaaaatttaattttatcatttaataatatttatattcttctcttatttaattttaatttcagtttattttatttttaaattttgcatcTAATAAAACACAATATTTCTATAATCATTTTATCTTATTGTTTCTTACTTTTGCAAAAAGTTACACCCCAAGTGAAAATGGTTATTTTTGAATACAAAAAATGGGGAGCATAAATTTATTGATTCATTAATCAGATTACCTTCTCAAATTAACTTTTTTCCTTCTCTCTAACTTTTAgacctaaagaaaaaaataattgcaTTCATTAGAACATTAGCCTTATGAGATAGGTTCGTGAATTTAAGTCTAACTGGGACAATCAATTAACAATATATTGTCTAAATTCATGATTTatacttattatattttatttatttttttcctctcATATTtaagtgaaaatattttattcaaaataaacttatcataagatatatatttatatcttatggcTATCTTTCCTTTTTAGCTTTCTTCCTTCTATTTTACAAAGTGAAGTGAAGATAATTTTCATGAAATAAGATGGATTACAAACTTATTACCATCAAGACATATAAACAAATTAAatgtaattttaaatatattttcgcATATGAATAAATTATGCATTGTAAACCTAAATCAGAGCTAAAATGAATTGAAGAATCAAAAAACTGCATaccaatcttttttttattatagaataatTTAATAACCTGAATTGGCTTCAAATACATTGAGAAGGTCCAACCAAAAATCATGAACCGAAACCTAGCCTAAATAAACCTACAAGCCTAGCAAGCATAATTTaacaatttgaatccgattcaaaCTTGACATGATCTATTGCCACCCTTTGGTGATATGGCCTCTTTTGGCAAGATATGCACATAAAAActcatacataaaataaaataaaataatttaaaatagaaaatGAGTGTTAACCATTGTATTGGACCTTCTCATATTATATTAGATTGCTCCCCCGTTTTGCACTATTCTATCCTCTTTTCCCAAAGGCTTCCAGAGAGCGAGATGGGGAAGAAGGAGCTGCTGGCGTCTGCGCCATGGAGGGGCGAGGAGACAAGCAACAAGTTCGAGGACGCCAAGCTCCGGGCCACCAACCACCCCGGGGGCACCCCCACCATGCACGTCCCCCGCAAAAAGAAGTCCGTCTCCTCCCGCGCCAACGATGACGACGATGACCCCGAGGCCGAGATCGACCCCGAGCTTAGATATAGCTTCCAGAGGAACTTCCAGGTCATTCCCCTTCGACCACTTTCCTCGATTTCTTTGTCGTTCGTCTAGGTGCTGTCTTTGAATTTGAGGTGGAATTTGTTCTTTGATGTGTTTGGATTCTGGGTTAATTTGGTGTCGTTAATCTCTATGTTTGTCGATTTTTAGGTAATCAAAATGGGGTTTTGGAGTCATTCCTTTTTTCCTGTCAGTCTAATTGTTATGATTTTCATAAATTAGATTGTTCATAGGGTGGTTTCTCATGGTGCTTTTTGTA
The DNA window shown above is from Elaeis guineensis isolate ETL-2024a chromosome 8, EG11, whole genome shotgun sequence and carries:
- the LOC105049801 gene encoding ras-related protein RABA2a, with the translated sequence MARRGLGPAEEYDYLFKMVLIGDSGVGKSNLLSRFTRNEFFLDSKSTIGVEFATRTLQVEGRTIKAQIWDTAGQERYRAITSAYYRGALGALLVYDVTKPTTFENLNRWLKELRDHADSNIVVMLIGNKIDLKHLRAVASEDAQSFAEKEGLSFIETSALEATNVERAFQIILSEIYRIISKKPLSSSEPALGPSGGIKEGKAIEVSASHDDNTKKQCCST
- the LOC105049799 gene encoding uncharacterized protein — encoded protein: MGKKELLASAPWRGEETSNKFEDAKLRATNHPGGTPTMHVPRKKKSVSSRANDDDDDPEAEIDPELRYSFQRNFQFLRRVFSIDTIVKPLPPAMAYNVSRNLNFFVRIFTQFFDPEGIAGAQKSLGLGQEEKARRVR